The following are encoded together in the Scyliorhinus torazame isolate Kashiwa2021f chromosome 6, sScyTor2.1, whole genome shotgun sequence genome:
- the LOC140425546 gene encoding chemokine XC receptor 1-like isoform X1, protein MPMDQKFESWYLFCGETLIADRSSSCKPLHCQPRVLLCCAYQMELPDYNYTEYDYDYNSTMDYSGFVQLCENVKVNLFGAVCTSVLYSLAFIVSLVGNALVLWVLVRYEKLRSVTDIFILNLVTSDLLFAFSLPFWAVDHTSGWIFGKAMCKVITAIFFIGYYSGIMLLTLMTVDRYFAVVHPLYAVRTRKAHYAGVASLVAWGISISVTIPEVIFSDVHYEKESVCTTDYSTKGGRIWQLLGCYQQIFLFFLIPFAVIVFCYCRILSTVIRCKARKKYKTVKVIFCIVVAFFVCWAPYNIVIFLFSLTELQVPAFITCEMENRLNYAFYISRNLAYCHCCLNPFFYAFVGTKFRAHLIMLLGKCFPCVKSCKEFSTSTSTSKHNSSQVCSENELMLTSIRA, encoded by the coding sequence TTCGTCGTGCAAACCATTACATTGCCAACCAAGAGTTCTTCTGTGTTGCGCTTACCAAATGGAACTGCCAGATTACAATTATACTGAATATGATTATGATTACAACTCGACAATGGATTACAGCGGTTTTGTGCAGTTGTGCGAGAATGTTAAAGTTAATCTATTTGGAGCCGTGTGTACATCAGTCTTGTACAGCCTGGCCTTTATTGTTAGCCTGGTTGGGAACGCTCTGGTTTTGTGGGTTCTGGTTAGATACGAGAAgctgaggagtgtaacagacatctttaTTCTGAATCTCGTCACCTCCGATTTGCTTTTCGCCTTCTCGCTTCCGTTCTGGGCCGTGGATCACACGTCTGGCTGGATCTTCGGCAAGGCCATGTGCAAAGTAATTACCGCAATCTTCTTCATCGGATACTACAGTGGGATCATGCTGCTGACGTTAATGACTGTCGACAGGTACTTTGCAGTGGTGCATCCTCTGTATGCTGTCAGAACTAGAAAGGCTCACTATGCTGGGGTAGCCAGTTTAGTCGCTTGGGGAATCAGTATCTCAGTCACAATCCCTGAGGTCATCTTCTCTGATGTACATTATGAGAAAGAAAGCGTCTGTACAACTGATTACTCAACCAAGGGCGGGCGTATATGGCAGCTGTTAGGATGTTATCAGCAAATTTTTTTGTTTTTCTTAATCCCCTTTGCTGTAATTGTGTTCTGTTACTGTAGAATTCTCAGCACCGTCATCAGGTGCAAAGCGAGGAAGAAGTACAAAACAGTGAAAGTTATCTTTTGCATTGTGGTGGCGTTCTTTGTGTGTTGGGCACCTTACAACATTGTCATCTTCCTGTTCTCCTTGACCGAACTCCAGGTCCCAGCCTTCATAACCTGCGAGATGGAAAACCGACTGAATTACGCGTTTTACATTTCCCGGAACCTGGCTTATTGCCACTGCTGTCTCAACCCCTTCTTTTATGCCTTTGTGGGTACAAAGTTCAGGGCACATTTGATCATGCTGCTGGGTAAATGTTTCCCCTGTGTGAAAAGCTGCAAAGAATTCAGCACCTCCACCAGCACCAGCAAACACAACAGCTCCCAGGTTTGTTCAGAAAATGAGCTGATGCTAACTTCGATCAGGGCTTGA
- the LOC140425546 gene encoding chemokine XC receptor 1-like isoform X2, producing MELPDYNYTEYDYDYNSTMDYSGFVQLCENVKVNLFGAVCTSVLYSLAFIVSLVGNALVLWVLVRYEKLRSVTDIFILNLVTSDLLFAFSLPFWAVDHTSGWIFGKAMCKVITAIFFIGYYSGIMLLTLMTVDRYFAVVHPLYAVRTRKAHYAGVASLVAWGISISVTIPEVIFSDVHYEKESVCTTDYSTKGGRIWQLLGCYQQIFLFFLIPFAVIVFCYCRILSTVIRCKARKKYKTVKVIFCIVVAFFVCWAPYNIVIFLFSLTELQVPAFITCEMENRLNYAFYISRNLAYCHCCLNPFFYAFVGTKFRAHLIMLLGKCFPCVKSCKEFSTSTSTSKHNSSQVCSENELMLTSIRA from the coding sequence ATGGAACTGCCAGATTACAATTATACTGAATATGATTATGATTACAACTCGACAATGGATTACAGCGGTTTTGTGCAGTTGTGCGAGAATGTTAAAGTTAATCTATTTGGAGCCGTGTGTACATCAGTCTTGTACAGCCTGGCCTTTATTGTTAGCCTGGTTGGGAACGCTCTGGTTTTGTGGGTTCTGGTTAGATACGAGAAgctgaggagtgtaacagacatctttaTTCTGAATCTCGTCACCTCCGATTTGCTTTTCGCCTTCTCGCTTCCGTTCTGGGCCGTGGATCACACGTCTGGCTGGATCTTCGGCAAGGCCATGTGCAAAGTAATTACCGCAATCTTCTTCATCGGATACTACAGTGGGATCATGCTGCTGACGTTAATGACTGTCGACAGGTACTTTGCAGTGGTGCATCCTCTGTATGCTGTCAGAACTAGAAAGGCTCACTATGCTGGGGTAGCCAGTTTAGTCGCTTGGGGAATCAGTATCTCAGTCACAATCCCTGAGGTCATCTTCTCTGATGTACATTATGAGAAAGAAAGCGTCTGTACAACTGATTACTCAACCAAGGGCGGGCGTATATGGCAGCTGTTAGGATGTTATCAGCAAATTTTTTTGTTTTTCTTAATCCCCTTTGCTGTAATTGTGTTCTGTTACTGTAGAATTCTCAGCACCGTCATCAGGTGCAAAGCGAGGAAGAAGTACAAAACAGTGAAAGTTATCTTTTGCATTGTGGTGGCGTTCTTTGTGTGTTGGGCACCTTACAACATTGTCATCTTCCTGTTCTCCTTGACCGAACTCCAGGTCCCAGCCTTCATAACCTGCGAGATGGAAAACCGACTGAATTACGCGTTTTACATTTCCCGGAACCTGGCTTATTGCCACTGCTGTCTCAACCCCTTCTTTTATGCCTTTGTGGGTACAAAGTTCAGGGCACATTTGATCATGCTGCTGGGTAAATGTTTCCCCTGTGTGAAAAGCTGCAAAGAATTCAGCACCTCCACCAGCACCAGCAAACACAACAGCTCCCAGGTTTGTTCAGAAAATGAGCTGATGCTAACTTCGATCAGGGCTTGA